A stretch of Fulvia fulva chromosome 4, complete sequence DNA encodes these proteins:
- a CDS encoding Dothistromin biosynthesis peroxidase dotB, whose protein sequence is MYAVHFRLLLAVFGLLGQCVVALSGPNHHEHLHDLHLNLPDKRLLLDDFSEPISVTGEHEFQPPGEGDQRGPCPGLNAMANHGYIPRNGVVSLLGAIGAMNEVFGVSIELAGLLAVMGTVWTGNPVSLNPSFSIGGTDPEVQDLLRNLLGLLGEPRGISHSHNFIEADSSPTRNDLYVTGDPVTMNLTNFEHLYDLVSENTNDTATLDVLIEHAAVRWNQSVSTNPYFYYGPVTGMIARNTGYCFVSNLLANHNKENPTGYLTPHILKSFYAVTGDQENFTYTKGHERIPENWYKRGLDYTLVQLNLDVVTFVLKYPVFGSIGGNTGKVNSFTGVDLSNPVGGILSGINLLEANNLLCFVLEVVNFAAPNYLNNLVETLAVPLELITKYVAAPLLSTSCPQLGEITRDGVPLWDSLGA, encoded by the exons ATGTATGCTGTCCACTTTCGGCTTTTACTGGCTGTCTTCGGACTCCTAGGGCAATGCGTCGTTGCGCTGTCGGGACCAAATCATCATGAACACCTACACGACCTGCACTTAAACCTTCCGGACAAGCGATTACTTCTGGACGACTTTTCTGAGCCCATCAGTGTGACGGGAGAACATGAGTTCCAGCCACCAGGCGAAGGAGACCAGAGAGGTCCATGTCCTGGCCTCAATGCTATGGCAAACCATGGATACATTCCCAGGAATGGTGTTGTGTCCTTGCTAGGGGCCATCGGCGCGATGAATGAGGTGTTCGGCGTCAGTATAGAGCTGGCCGGGCTCCTGGCTGTGATGGGCACGGTATGGACTGGCAATCCGGTGTCCTTGAACCCATCCTTCTCGATCGGCGGAACGGATCCAGAAGTGCAGGACTTGCTTCGAAACTTGCTCGGTCTCCTGG GCGAGCCCAGAGGTATCAGCCATTCCCATAACTTCATCGAGGCAGACTCATCGCCCACGAGGAACGATCTCTACGTGACGGGCGACCCAGTCACGATGAACCTAACGAACTTCGAGCACCTGTACGATCTGGTCTCTGAGAACACCAACGACACCGCAACCCTCGACGTGCTGATCGAGCACGCTGCGGTACGCTGGAACCAAAGTGTTTCGACCAACCCATACTTTTACTATGGTCCAGTCACCGGCATGATCGCTCGTAACACTGGATACTGTTTTGTTAGCAATCTCCTTGCCAACCATAACAAGGAAAACCCAACCGGATATTTGACACCACATATCCTCAAGAGCTTTTACGCAGTGACTGGAGACCAGGAGAACTTCACATATACCAAGGGTCATGAGCGTATCCCCGAGAACTGGTACAAGCGCGGGCTGGACTACACTCTGGTGCAGCTGAACCTGGATGTGGTCACATTCGTGTTGAAATATCCAGTATTTGGCAGCATTGGCGGAAACACTGGCAAGGTCAATTCCTTCACCGGCGTGGACTTGTCGAATCCAGTCGGTGGTATCCTAAGTGGGATCAACTTGCTGGAGGCGAATAACCTGCTGTGCTTCGTGCTGGAAGTGGTCAACTTTGCGGCTCCAAACTACCTCAACAACCTAGTGGAGACGTTGGCTGTGCCGCTTGAGCTCATCACTAAGTACGTCGCCGCGCCACTGCTCAGTACGAGCTGCCCACAACTTGGCGAGATCACGCGGGATGGTGTTCCGCTCTGGGACTCTCTGGGTGCCTAG